One part of the Vanessa cardui chromosome 2, ilVanCard2.1, whole genome shotgun sequence genome encodes these proteins:
- the LOC124542037 gene encoding MFS-type transporter SLC18B1-like, with product MERDAEDTDDSANLIDKSDDIRDRTVGNCNQVMASSSETIVFDSKLIKTSTQTEELAATWGGRCSLPDSGRLRRTHSWSGGPPHDDGPPSEIRILRERLVRTQAKLRPGAVRHLSRHQRLTLASLALVDFMSFCSMSIMAPFFPREATDKGLSETLCGIVFSFYAVVMFLTSPFFGKYLPKIGAKFMFTAGMFIAGSCNVLFGTLVLIEDTTTFTVLCFMVRGMEALGASAYSTASYVFVVNAFPDNIGSVLGILETFVGLGMSVGPAIGGLLYSIGGFGLPFYSLGIVMVLTVPINFCLLTDCDEYVSGSKTASILRLFKIPSIIITGLVIVIVSNTWAFLDPTLEPHLRQFGLSTKQIGLIFLLFSSLYGIFSPIWGWVADRVHSHWCMMVWGLILSSIGLLLLGPCPFIPGLPQDLWLDLVALSILGMSVALTLLPTFQGVLTSSIYEGGCPEALATYSAVAGVWSCCYSLGEVLGPALGGALAQQYGFPLCATLCAAACFTMAIVTLTFFSLRESSKWIDEESESNSIPYTDTTWNSNQFCRTQSAPENRFAESSPLIPPCSCSSRTAYYVFQTSSSKQICFMHNKSKKSGSASVADIVAYFLKFQYMTDIYVRIRKATAKKSEANKNSNEVLYQNYLENCDENDCPQHSNATERNDGEAEFNVNNNVIKNGPPQNGENSYCTYLDKTIFGSAIMKMKKENIVIKRNNKGLVAKLVTFEEDKRPSDEIIENNLQKVHFYEQSPECTTLEDIFDGCDCRDEVTYVRGTVTLSSTGACEV from the exons ATGGAGAGAGACGCTGAAGATACAGACGATAGTGCGAATTTAATAGACAAATCGGACGACATACGTGATAGAACTGTAGGAAATTGTAATCAAGTGATGGCTTCTTCCTCCGAAACTATAGTTTTTGATAGCAAATTGATCAAAACATCGACACAGACAGAAGAATTAGCTGCCACGTGGGGAGGCCGCTGTTCGCTACCAGATTCCGGAAGGTTAAGAAGAACACATTCGTGGTCAGGCGGTCCTCCGCATGACGATGGCCCGCCATCTGAAATCAGAATATTAAGAGAAAG attAGTACGCACTCAAGCCAAGTTGCGTCCAGGAGCCGTGCGGCACCTCTCCCGGCACCAACGACTCACGCTGGCTTCACTCGCGCTCGTGGACTTCATGAGTTTCTGCTCTATGAGCATCATGGCGCCATTTTTCCCCAGAGAAGCCACCGATAAGGGGTTATCAGAGACGTTATGCGGTATAGTCTTCAGCTTCTACGCCGTAGTCATGTTTCTCACTTCGCCCTTTTTTGGTAAATAT TTACCGAAAATTGGAGCTAAGTTCATGTTTACTGCCGGTATGTTTATCGCCGGATCGTGTAATGTTCTATTTGG AACTTTAGTATTAATAGAAGACACCACGACATTCACCGTACTCTGCTTTATGGTGAGAGGCATGGAAGCTCTCGGTGCCAGTGCATATTCGACCGCCAGCTACGTGTTCGTGGTCAATGCCTTCCCAGATAATATCGGATCAGTTCTTGGCATACTGGAGACATTTGTCGGCCTGGGTATGTCCGTTGGGCCGGCGATTGGAGGCTTACTGTATTCG ATCGGAGGATTTGGTCTACCATTTTACAGTTTAGGAATTGTTATGGTTTTAACTGTACCCATAAATTTCTGTTTACTCACTGACTGTGACG aatacGTATCTGGATCGAAAACCGCCTCAATTCTCCGATTGTTCAAGATTCCGTCAATAATCATCACTGGTTTGGTGATAGTCATCGTCTCAAACACGTGGGCCTTCCTCGATCCGACCCTGGAGCCTCATTTGCGACAATTTGGACTTTCAACAAAACAAATAGGACTTATATTTCTCTTGTTTTCCAGTTTGTATGGAATATTTAGTCCAATTTGGGGATGGGTCGCTGATCG GGTTCATAGTCATTGGTGTATGATGGTGTGGGGTTTGATTCTTTCTTCAATCGGCTTATTACTTCTTGGTCCATGCCCATTCATACCTGGTCTTCCGCA gGACTTATGGTTGGATCTGGTTGCACTATCTATACTGGGAATGTCAGTAGCATTAACTTTGCTACCAACTTTTCAAGGCGTATTGACCAGTTCAAT ATATGAAGGTGGTTGTCCTGAAGCTCTCGCGACGTATAGTGCAGTGGCGGGCGTCTGGTCCTGTTGTTATTCCTTGGGAGAAGTCCTAGGTCCGGCACTTGGCGGAGCGCTAGCACAACAGTATGGCTTTCCGCTCTGTGCCACACTTTGTGCCGCTGCCTGCTTTACTatg GCAATTGTGACGCTTACATTTTTCTCTTTGCGGGAATCTTCGAAATGGATCGATGAAGAATCAGAATCGAACTCAATTCCATACACCGATACAACTTGGAATAGCAATCAGTTCTGTCGGACACAAAGTGCACCAGAAAACAGATTCGCAGAGAGCTCGCCGCTCATTCCACCGTGCTCATGTTCCTCCAGGActg cTTACTACGTGTTTCAAACTTCATCATCTAAGCAAATTTGTTTCATGcataacaaaagtaaaaaaagtggTTCAGCCAGCGTAGCCGATATCGTTGCATACTTTTTAAAGTTCCAATATATGACAGACATTTATGTAAGAATAAGAAAAGCTACGGCAAAGAAATCTGAAGCTAACAAAAACAGTAATGAAGTATTATACCAAAATTACCTCGAAAATTGTGATGAAAACGATTGTCCTCAACATTCAAATGCAACTGAGAGAAATGATGGCGAAGCTGAATTTAATGTGAACAACAATGTCATCAAAAACGGTCCGCCTCAAAACGGTGAAAATAGCTATTGCACGTATTtagataaaactatttttggtTCGGCCATAATGAAGATgaagaaagaaaatattgtaattaaaagaaataacaaaGGTCTCGTTGCGAAACTGGTGACGTTTGAAGAAGACAAACGACCTTCAGACGAGATCATAGAAAATAATCTccaaaaagtacatttttatgaaCAGAGTCCCGAGTGTACCACACTTGaagatattttt GATGGTTGTGACTGTCGAGACGAAGTTACATATGTAAGGGGGACTGTTACTCTTTCTTCAACGGGAGCCTGtgaagtataa
- the LOC124538731 gene encoding ommochrome-binding protein-like yields MLSFAFMSHCDIPWTNNERGQSSQTLFTKNQTKSQEKKRTVMKILLIICLLCVSSAKSSDGEASAEKKCEGIHVHDKFHKKDVIGMGLNRPYQLAYDHGDHKIFFSYNTGKDDEDSFEIGYIEKGHIKHKVVPSVENGFAIAIDNKDNLVYFGGSEGIYKQHLKTNGSKVEKIISHHNIWDMFFKHHLYFIEYPSQKLYKCEHDKTKIKIEHQKAIHEKIFQFAIDGDDDMFITNETGLYRIKNGTDRRIHYDGPKIYRAIEIDNKGVAHFSGQNGIFIVNKENDTLEKIAHIKNIFGIAFDSQNHIVYSDPHEIVKLLPEDC; encoded by the coding sequence ATGCTCTCATTTGCGTTCATGTCACATTGTGATATACCGTGGACCAATAACGAACGTGGCCAATCCTCGCaaacattatttactaaaaaccaaacaaaatcccaagaaaaaaaaagaactgtGATGAAAATTCtactaataatttgtttattatgtgTGAGCTCCGCCAAATCGAGCGATGGCGAAGCATCAGCTGAAAAAAAATGTGAAGGGATACACGTCCACGACAAATTTCACAAAAAAGATGTCATAGGCATGGGATTAAATCGTCCATATCAATTGGCCTATGATCATGGAGACCATAAGATATTCTTCAGTTACAACACAGGGAAAGACGATGAGGACTCCTTCGAAATTGGATATATTGAAAAAGGTCACATAAAACATAAAGTAGTACCCAGCGTAGAAAATGGATTTGCAATAGCCATCGACAATAAAGATAATCTCGTTTACTTCGGAGGCAGTGAAGGCATATACAAGCAGCACCTCAAAACAAATGGTAGTAAAGTAGAAAAAATTATAAGCCACCATAACATTTGGGATATGTTCTTTAAACACCAtctttatttcattgaatatcCATCGCAGAAATTATATAAGTGTGAACatgataaaactaaaataaaaatcgaacaTCAAAAGGCCATacacgaaaaaatatttcagtttgcGATTGATGGCGATGATGATATGTTCATTACAAATGAAACCGGTCTGTACAGGATAAAGAACGGTACCGATCGTCGTATTCATTACGACGGACCTAAAATATATCGAGCCATCGAAATAGATAACAAAGGTGTAGCACATTTTAGCGGTcaaaatggaatatttattgtgaataaagaaaatgataccCTCGAAAAAATTGCTCATATCAAGAATATTTTTGGTATAGCATTCGACAGCCAAAACCACATCGTTTACTCGGATCCCCACGAAATCGTCAAACTATTACCCGaagattgttaa
- the LOC124541816 gene encoding uncharacterized protein LOC124541816 isoform X2 translates to MDVQGRTLLKLPWIYFLFLFVLADETTNSTESNNSVTCIVEHEYDDMDVRSVMGKWGAVELYTHLTQEGVKTYKTCPKIVIWETYEIPRSTFGPSTENQLYHVQHIKEKFLRDNRHLRLLWDEAGQTIEYSLYFRNDSAGYWQVYDEQNGTLASRPSYMHFNGAVQVLKAVNDHLVLNFCQKASNGAPAQLYTVLFSRDPGSMARWEIEAVHAMLQNKNLSVASRRMVCGNSAAKSTISLLFSMISCLIAYIIRSS, encoded by the exons ATGGATGTTCAAGGTCGCACTTTATTGAAACTTCCTTGGATATACTTTctgtttttattcgttttagCGGATGAAACAACAAATTCAACTGAAAGTAATAATTCAGTGACGTGCATTGTAGAACACGAATATGATGATATGGACGTGAGGAGCGTGATGGGGAAGTGGGGGGCGGTAGAGTTATACACGCACCTGACTCAGGAGGGTGTCAAAACGTATAAGACTTGTCCCAAGATCGTAATATGGGAGACATACGAAATTCCCCGTTCCACTTTCGGG CCTTCAACCGAGAATCAGCTTTATCACGTGCAGCATATCAAGGAGAAGTTTCTGCGTGATAATCGCCATTTGCGGTTATTATGGGACGAAGCCGGACAGACTATTGAATACTCATTGTACTTCCGCAACGACTCCGCGGGTTACTGGCAGGTTTATGACGAACAGAATG GAACACTAGCGTCCCGACCGTCGTATATGCATTTTAATGGAGCCGTTCAAGTTCTGAAGGCTGTCAACGATCATTTGGTCCTTAATTTCTGTCAAAAGGCATCTAATGGTGCACCGGCGCAGTTGTACACGGTTCTATTCTCGAGAGACCCTGGATCAATGGCCCGGTGGGAGATCGAAGCGGTGCACGCCATGCTTCAAAACAAAAACCTTTCCGTGGCTTCCAGGCGGATGGTCTGCGGCAATAGCGCGGCAAAATCGACTATAAGTCTACTTTTTTCAATGATTTCATGTCTAATAGCGTacattattcgttcgtcgtaa
- the LOC124541816 gene encoding uncharacterized protein LOC124541816 isoform X1: protein MHEYILFSFLFTTAYCASYQKYGESSQYSSYTTSSNNYNQNQYPYKTSYSDNTGFSESSRYNLGYSTPRPDMYNTPSSGSVYQKPSYTTPSYQYGQGYYNGQNYGQGITSYEMPFLKYNSEYCVSRSPQNGIYVNSLTGMWYGVEFIQHLAGDARLDYGNTCIVIHISEPRDKPSTENQLYHVQHIKEKFLRDNRHLRLLWDEAGQTIEYSLYFRNDSAGYWQVYDEQNGTLASRPSYMHFNGAVQVLKAVNDHLVLNFCQKASNGAPAQLYTVLFSRDPGSMARWEIEAVHAMLQNKNLSVASRRMVCGNSAAKSTISLLFSMISCLIAYIIRSS, encoded by the exons ATGCACGAATATATCTTATTTTCGTTTCTATTTACGACAGCTTACTGTGCCAGTTATCAAAAATATGGTGAATCCAGCCAGTATTCGAGCTATACAACCTCCTCGAATAATTATAACCAGAACCAATACCcatataaaactagctatagCGACAACACAGGTTTTTCTGAATCGTCTCGCTATAACCTGGGCTATTCAACTCCAAGACCCGATATGTACAATACTCCAAGCTCGGGCAGTGTTTATCAAAAGCCAAGCTACACGACGCCTAGTTATCAGTATGGGCAAGGTTATTATAATGGACAAAATTACGGTCAAGGAATAACTTCATACGAGATGCcgtttttgaaatataacagCGAATACTGTGTCAGTAGATCACCACAGAATGGTATTTACGTGAATAGCTTAACCGGTATGTGGTACGGTGTCGAATTCATTCAGCACTTAGCGGGAGATGCGAGGCTCGATTACGGAAATACCTGCattgtaatacatatatcgGAGCCACGGGATAAG CCTTCAACCGAGAATCAGCTTTATCACGTGCAGCATATCAAGGAGAAGTTTCTGCGTGATAATCGCCATTTGCGGTTATTATGGGACGAAGCCGGACAGACTATTGAATACTCATTGTACTTCCGCAACGACTCCGCGGGTTACTGGCAGGTTTATGACGAACAGAATG GAACACTAGCGTCCCGACCGTCGTATATGCATTTTAATGGAGCCGTTCAAGTTCTGAAGGCTGTCAACGATCATTTGGTCCTTAATTTCTGTCAAAAGGCATCTAATGGTGCACCGGCGCAGTTGTACACGGTTCTATTCTCGAGAGACCCTGGATCAATGGCCCGGTGGGAGATCGAAGCGGTGCACGCCATGCTTCAAAACAAAAACCTTTCCGTGGCTTCCAGGCGGATGGTCTGCGGCAATAGCGCGGCAAAATCGACTATAAGTCTACTTTTTTCAATGATTTCATGTCTAATAGCGTacattattcgttcgtcgtaa